TTCTACGTGATGAAGAAAGAATGGATAAGATTCATCAATGGTAATACTTGCAGATGCTTGATTAGAGGAAGCCATGGATGAAGCTTCGAAGAAGAAAAACCTAgcttttgaaagaaaatcttgTTGAAAAAATCTAAGCGGAAGCAAACaattgctctgataccatatcagaaaaacagagaaaacaTAGAGAAAACAAGCTTCTGGAAGagaaatttgtatttttactCAATGAATCAATACAAAGagaaaatgtgtatatatatatatacacaatagaGCCTCCAATAATAACAAACTAACTGACTAACCAACCACTACATATGCAGATCACATGCCTATTACTAAATAACTATATACAAGTCTACACTACATGCCATTTATACAGCTATACAATCAGTACTGTCGTTCTGCTCTTTAGTGCTTGTCTTGATTGCTTTATCCTTGCTCCTACCAATCTTTTTGCCATCTTGACTATTTGCAGAGGttataaattagtttttatttttattttttataattcaataattgaaggAGGGAGATTGAATCCTAGATGTCAAAGATATCAATAGGTGTCaaccaattgagttataaaactcTTGACAATTAGTCTTAATTATTCTTAAACTGGAGAATTACAAACTCGTTGTTTAAATATTAGAATTACTTTATGGTAATCACATAATCTTAGTTACTAAACGCAATCATTAAACCACAAGTACTACTACATTATATGgttaaatacataaaaagatACAGTCGTATTCTATCGTGTacggtttttatttattttaggatctTCATGGAACCGGAATTATGTGAAAAGCtccaaaaaagaattattaGCCTTTCATATACGTGTAGGATCTTATTGTACCATTCGGCATTGCCATCAGTAGACGGTCAATAAgttaaacattttaaattataacagatgtaaaaattctttttcccaaaaagaaaaatagatgtaaaaaatctataaatagGCACAATTTTAAACTTTGAGGCAATCACTTCCACAGCGCCAACATAAGAAAATCAATTTGATAAAATAGATTGAGCTTCTGATTATAATGGCCTCTACCCAATTCTTCATTTTTGCCATTTTAGCAGTTCTTGTTCCTTCGATTTTGGCCACGGATTTCGTGGTTGGTGACGATAAAGGTTGGACCATTGGTTTTGATTACCAAACTTGGGCTGATGGGAAGGAGTTTCACGTCGGTGACCGACTCAGTAAATTAGCTCTCAAACCTCTCTCTTTACTATGCTGTCAACTCAATTGCTTTGCCTTCAACTCTGAATTGTAAAGGAAACGAGCGGATTATGTATGTTTCATAGTAAGActtagggatgacaatttttgcCCGACCCGCAGGTACCTGGTCCGGTCCGACCTTAATGGGCCGGATTTTGCCCGGTCCGATTaggaatagggtcgggtatggatttaaaaaaaaaaaacccgaagcgggtccgggttttataaaaaaatccgaaacccgacccggatATAACCcgattaaaattacaaaaaaagcccccatatatatatagagctaTAACTAACCCTAGCCCCTCATTTGTTCAGCAGCAGCTCCAGCTCGCCTCCCTCACAGCGCCTCACCCTCATAGAATCACACTCAAGCTCTCATTCTCACTCTCATCCATCCTCACAGTCACAGCCGCCGCCTCCCTCAAGCCATCACTATCACAGTCTCATGGTCTCACCCACCGCATGGTCGTCGCCCCCCTCAAGCACTCACTCTCACACACCCTCACAGCCTCACTCTCACTCAACCACTCCTCCTCCATGCGTTTCCACGTCCACCCCGCCGTCGACGCCAAGCCAACATTCCTCCCTTTCTGATCTGTCACCGCTCACCGTAAGACCGTGAGAGTGAAATTTCCTGGGTTTGCCAAGCCAACGTCCACCTCTCTGCGTTCgttctccaaaattttttttttgggttaatttccTAATTCTTATATGATTTATGTTATTGGGTTGGGTtgtattgtttttggtttgataaatgataaattctgtaatttttttttttttttttggtgatttgtgaTGTGAAGTGTGGAAAATGAAAGCATGGGTCTTGTGATCTGTTTCAGTGTTTCTAGCTTACCATgcattaatgaaaatggcttggctatgatttgtaattttgtaatttctgATGTGAAgcctggaaatttttttttttttttttgtttttttaattgggtCAAGGTTTAGGGCCTTTAGATTGGGCCCTAAAGGGAGACTGCTGGACGGGGCCCGTGGGGCCCGCGGGGCCCGGCTAGGGCGGGTCCGGGCCCTGGAAAAAAAACCCGGTTAGTAAACGGGCCGGGTCCGGGCCGCGGGTCTTGGcccgcgggtcgggtccggatatgtaaaaacccggcccgaacccgacccgttgccattcctagtaagacttatatataattttaaaaaaaatataaagttgaatttaatatgtagaaataataaaatttcagctagtggttaattattaataatataccATATTGTACAAATAATACCAagcttttaataataaaatataatcaatCGGTACATATTATCCATTCCGATTGATGATAGAAGAGATTAACTTCTTGGTGCAGTTTTTAAGTATCGAAAGGGAAACCATAATGTCCTTAAAGTTAATGGCACTGGCTTCCAACAATGTGTGGCACCGGCTGGCACTGTGCCCTTGACTAGTGGAAACGATGTGATACTCTTAGCAACCTCAGGAAGAAAATGGTACATTTGCGGTTTTCCCACTCATTGTGCAAATGGACAAAAGCTTGCCATAACAGTGCTTGATGGACTGTCTCCTGCGCCTTCTCCTACACCAACACCGGCAGCGCCTTCTCCCAAGGCAGCAAGGGGAAGCGTTGCGCCTGTACATTATTGGTGGAACTACTAGTTTGTAATACAATGTTTTGAACATTGAATAATGTGACCATTTGGGttagcaataaattttcaacttttttagtctcttatttatgtaattttttttaatcataaaactATATACTTTCTTCACTTtcaaacaaattaacaaaaagaaaaaagaaaaaaaaaatcaaatgagcaTCATCCTTTGTACTCTATGGTGATGTGATTGCCACACAGTACACTAGTTAAATTCCCATGCAGTTTGTAGATGGGTCTTATATAGGCGATGTGTAAAATCAAATGACATGCATTTAATAGACTCTTTAGGTATTTTTCTCAACTAAAACGTAATTCTGGTTGCCTATCTGAGCATGATGTTGAACCCTACATACTTAAGGCGTTTATGGGTAGCATGTATTCTGCTTTTAGCCATTGTTTAAAACGTATACGGGCATGAAAATCTTACAATCTTAGTCAATATTAAGCACCCAAAATTAGTAGGGTAAGCTTTTGCCACCTGCAGGAACATTATTCTACTCATGGGCAAGACGGCAAGTCTTGCGAAAGCTAGCATTGCCCACTTTTGTTCGTAGGTTGAAGGACCTTTCATACTATTCAAGAGAGATTTAACGATTTTCCTATCAATCTGTACTGACCCTCTTAATCATCAAATGAATGAAGGTGCGGATTTTTCGACTATCAATTACTACTAATAAAAAgttgaatagaaaatttgaattcataaaAAGAATAGCTTATTATggacagaaaagaaaaattaatgaagTGTTTGGACATGGCATTTCTATCCATCTTATTATCTACCCAAATTGTCATTAATacattcttctctctctctctctctctctctctctctctctctttttaattttaattttttttttaaattttactcaTGTAAGGTGACAgatacattaatatatttttctagaaGTACACTGGCGGCTCCACATGCAAGTCAGGGTAGTTGGCGGCTCCACATGCAAGccagggtggtcacaggacTACCCTGACTTGCAAAAAATTGTATGTATGcacttactaaaaaaatattatatgccAAACTAACTTATTATGACCAgcctaataaaaatgttgaatatcctgacttgagaattacaaaaatttgggttcaacaaaaataagagtaatgttacattcacaacatttttaaaataatttcacaacaagttCAATATagtaagttgttactaattctaatttgacccAAATAccgatattatttttttaccaaccAATAACAGTTTTTTGCAtcagatttattgtaaaaatgttatggacgtagcattactccaaaattaactctctctctctctctctctctctcccccccccccccccccccaaaaagtAATTCTTAATcccttttataaatttaaaaaaaaaaatcttaaataacaacaatatatattagcccaaataacaacaaacataaaccaaacaaaaataagacaaGACCAAACAACAAGCGAACAAATTGTTCAACAAAAAGCCTATTATagaacaaaaagataaaaatcgcTAATCATTTAAATCTATAGATCGTTCaacctatttaataaaataatctctaatttcatttttccttaaaaaatagtattaagggtctgtttggataccacttattttgttgaaactaaaaacttattgctgaaaatactgtagataaaaatgaaaattagttgcaaacgcacactaagaaaaatattgtggttgtGAGTTCTCTTTGATAGTGACGATAGTTATACTCTTTTTGGCTTTGCAATCGCAACAATTTTGCCATCCTTAGTGACTTGACTCGCAATTGTAGCAAATATACAAGTTATcactttattagattttgtataatttaaatttcttaatgaccaccctaaaaaaaattcctagagctgCCACTGTCAAGGGAGTCAATTTTGTACCATACCGGCCGATACCGCCGAAATATACCATACCGGCAAGCAAACCGATACATATAATCCCCCTGTTTCATACCAGAAAAAATAGCGGCCGTATCAaccaatttcgggcaatactGGCCTGTACCGGGAGTATCGGCCAGTAcaggaaaaagttttttttttttttttttttttttttaagttttgtaattttgaatttttgttagggcaaaatggtaacttatttgcattaacttatttatattatttgttttcttagtatgcaatggtaacttttaagctttctattttttatattgtgttttttttcttttcttttaattgatactaaagtctaaaaccatgaataattaattctgaattgaggaaatgttttatgataaacttttatatttattataatatatacacacacacatacatacatataaatatatatatatatatatatatatatgtagggtcacgattcgtggcggaccgtaacagtgttgggttcgcacgtaaaacggccctaacaatatcatttgtagagcgtgggtttgaaaggctaggccttgatcgataggcggtgggtttttcatggcgttcatacaaggttaaacgatcgtcacccctagagtacttctcctggaggtgggctgggaggctctcgtttcttggccatttttcccagccacttcccaagattacttagttttccttttatactcgcctgtatccatttatccttcatccacgtgtagggtcaatctttccaaggctgatacttgtcccatcagtctatcccccaaagtcattgggggtggttgtaaaagccaaagaatgcggccctgtcgggttcagaacattaaatgataataacagcagctttccccggatattttagatcttttttccgagtttcagttttataccatttttacccttctttacgagggggaactttgggtctgccgaggactgaactaccctcggcggtacccaaaggctattttgttgaacttgggccataatcctcctcggcttggcccataaatcatttacgccctacattagcccctcaaaacccggctgtccaacctctgggctggacaggggggttttggtgacgccaaacttcttcctGTGGCCTAATCtattcggcctattaaacatgctggcggtttctcatatgcccaagagattcaccggtctacgagatagtttttaatttcgcgcttgaggcgttcttatcgcttggggtatccaaaacgcgctttgaataatcactatttacgagactactttaattcgacggtttattttgatggggtggagaagtggaaccggcgtgtttgggtttgctgattcctttggagatctgaacctattaaatgccccccgctccgccctctgtataagtaggacaggaggaggttattgtttttaccaaaaatcccttttcatccccctgcgactctggaatacttagcctcccttaggattcggtttactcgctggtttatacacttaatcgtaaaatactttaccataacaacaagggatgcaaaagccccacccctcccaaaaacgccacgttccgataaagcttatcatggctcgatcgggacaaggatggcgaaaactcaaaatcaacctcatccttctttcagtcaaaatccgaagcagggactcgtcacgtcaaactttcgacgtgactgagtcgagaacacccaagatcgttaccatccggctcctcacgagcgtacctaatatggcaccggcgtgttaggagtcagggctgaggcaggggctaagtgcttctgtttctccctcttttgctccttggtgccctccccctccctcttcttattgtcttcccagcaccagttccgccctggtgctgtttcttttctatcttttgttcctctctttgtctcttcatctctctctcctcttctcctccttctttactcatgtcctccattttctttattcatccccttcatcttcgtcattgatttcttccttactatttccttcttcttcattcattttcttttttaaagtgagtcctactcttagtatgagcagcaatgaggcagagattggagaaactttgaagacgagtttaaaagacgcttgacagtttagttttctgtactacagatgtaatggttgcttaggcagtttacattttgtataggctcgtttgagcccctttttgtatgttgtaatgattttttatattaataaaaattgttgtctaccttatttcgcatgttatgtctctatgttttcataaatttgcaagcgctgctcggcacaataatatagcatctaaatcaatgacgactaagaccaaaatatttgataataaaatgatgtcgccatagctttaatagaagtgcttggcacaataaggccgacccgtaaaaaatagtacttacccggaactagccgaggagagaaccgaaggcttgatgccgtgtgagaaataaccgtccgaggacatatcccctgccaaatgaatagccctcttatacgactaaatgctgaggcgtcccaccaccttccttacccccttattggccttaaccttctatggtgtttaagccgtagacgaagtgacttgacgtttttatcaagtagcccatcttacgaaattcaaacctttacttacccaagtatttggtttccccataggcttgagtccgaggaccatgcaagacctaggttctgtccaacacttgtaattttcatcttttgtacttggtttcccataggcttgagtccgaggaccattcaagacctaggttctgtcccCGGGCCCTTGTGCTGAATCGGGCCTGGGCCGTGAGTTGACTGGGCCCaaaattagggggtatttccgTATTCTCAGGCCACGCGATACTTTttgggcgtcccagtattcgaggtgcgccttctcgagactcctctaacttcagggttgcagacaacgttggaaatcgagccagagacattttgtctgtagcgttccttgggacgctgcgtgaattaaatgctactattttatcttttgatataaaataggagagaaagttacttttcctacgcacaaatccttcagcttcctcctttaggaaatcatgtttgaggcgagggttagggaaaaagaactttctccaccgcggaggcgccgtgtcctcccgagactcgaaggagtgatgcacgggccaagaaagcataaacttaagagaaatttacacttctacggaggggggagggtgtctcccccccttttagtcaaaatccgaaacaggttctggtcatgccagatttttgatatgtccgaagaaggaatttccaccatcagcactgtctaccttgtaaccggcaaattcttgcgggggcttcccaacttccggctccctgcgccttttctgtagatggtgttagcgtgaggtcaggttctttggctgcctgagttatgggcatgcagaagtgtcgaggaatagtttccttagacaacaacttggcgcagtagccaacctaacttggcgcagtagccaacctctcctctgagctgtccccacggctttctctccactcgcttgtatttccctttacttatgtagtcagctttagtgtaagcttgtttcagcttttcattgtacactgtactgttcctttgtcttaatagaACAGGAGtccatttctctatacatatctttcttctccgtaacaactactttatgcatgaatattaaatgcaagcttgctcttaaggatattccgagcagaaaaaatgctttaatacaggttcctactaattcaaactcacaaatattatcaagtataacaatgataactttcaataaattaaattcttggaactaaccggaaTAAGTgctgagtactacgcgatgcatgctagaccaatgtccgagaacgataatctctaaataattcgtctgaaagggtagctaagtagcgagggactttgattgtgtttttggatAATGAATTGCGTCGTACCGGATCAACCCCTTTGACACTAGGGACCCGAGGGTAGATTATGGAATCTATGcattcaaggtattaacccatttgTGAACTAGGAGTCCTCCTCGGAgggattttgaggtttacgtgTCATAGTTggttccacatccaggtagttggttttcccataggcttgagtccgaggactatgcaatgccttggttctgtccaaaacctagttttccacatccaggtagttggttttcccacaggcttgagtccgaggactatgcaatgccttggttctgtccaaaacctagttttccacatccaggtagttggtttccccacaggcttgagtccgaggactatgcaatgccttggttctgtccaaaacctagttttccacatccggtagttggttttcccacaggcttgagtccgaggactatgcaatgccttggtttgtccaaaacctagttttccacatccaggagttggttttcccacaggcttgagtccgaggactatgcaatgccttggttctgtccaaaacctagttttccacatccaggtgttggttttcccacaggcttgagtccgaggactatgcaatgccttggttctgtccaaaacctagttttccacatccaggtaattggttttcccacaggcttgagtccgaggactatgcaatgccttggttctgtccaaaacctagttttccacatcaaGGTAgatggttttcccacaggcttgagtccgaggactatgcaatgccttggttctgtccaaaacctagttttccacatccaggtagttggttttcccacaggcttgagtccgaggactatgcaatgccttggttctgtccaaacctagttttctctttgtatggGGCCTTGGCTTGCCTTTAGCTCTAGGGGAGCTAGCTcttcagccaagccccttgagtttatctatacggttaacgttaccaagcgccTAGTTTGTTCTGTACGAGGAGCTTTATcttttaggggagttagctcttCAGCTAAGCCcctcgtcaagaaacgtagcccctagtgagattttatacttgaactctataaccaacggttagaaataacagaggaagtgtttcaacctaccacctgcgccaacacgcaagcctttcccacagacggcgccaattgtagggtcacgattcgtggcggaccataacagtgtcgggttcgcacgtaaaacggccctaacaatatcatttgtagagcgtgggtttgaaaggctaggccttgatcgataggcggtgggtttttcatggcgttcatacaaggttaaacgatcgtcacccctagagtacttctcctggaggtgagctgggaggctctcgtttcttggccatttttcccagccccttcccaagattacttagttttccttttatactcgcctgtatccatttatccttcatccacgtgtagggtcaatctttccaaggctgatacttgtcccatcagtctatcccccaaagtcattgggggtggttgtaaaagccaaagaatgcggccctgtcgggttcagaacattaaatgataataacagcagctttccccggatattttagatcttttttccaagtttcagttttatacaatttttacccttctttacgagggggaactttgggtctgccgaggactgaactaccctcggcggtacccaaaggctattttgttgaacttgggccataatcctcctcggcttggcccataaatcatttacgccctacaatatatatatatatatatttatttatttatttataaatataaaaaatagcggtaaacctgaaacggtacaccggtattgaccggtatccgaaatatatcgtatcGCTGGCCAAACCGATACAACATCCGGTACAGTATTGACTCCCTTGGCCATTGTAGAAGTagcaaacaatcaaaacaaCATGTCAACATCCCGACTATAATCAAATAacatattacatatatattattcttgAATGTCCTTGCCAGCTATGTGCAATCTTTCAGAAATGATCAACTACATATTTTTACCAGGAAAGTTTTtcaaataatacaatttttcaaCTAGAGAGATTTATTCTTGTTAAGGAACTGTCACTCTGTCCCTGTTGAAGAAATTCTATGATCCATGCATTGACTAGAACTGAATGTCGGTCCAAATCCTAGATGAGTTCTACAGTGATCACTGAGGACAAAGAAGATGTTAACCCGGATGGACAAAGTGAAAAGTACTCTCTCTTGACAAGGTCGTAGTAGAATATGCATTTGAGTATGCAGGAGAAGGAGACGGAGATTAGGAATGCAAGGTGTTGTAGGATTTTAATATTAtccaataaaaatgaataaatatgacaacataaatataaagatatgaGAGTTAATATAAAAGATAAAGAATTAGAGAAATGTTTAATCTCACgttgaaaagaagaaagacttttttgttgtttttaaggGAGGAGGAAACTTTGTTCTAGGTAGGAGGTCAGAGAAGGTTTGCATCAGTTACAAAAATTAGCCAACCAAAGGCTTGAATTTCTTTAAAGAGAACAAGTCCAAATAGTAGTGTATTTTTGACAACAAACCATGGTACCGCTTAGCTGCTAAggacaaaacacacacacacacacacacacacacacacacatatatatatcaaagaatCTGATTGGGAACCAAAGAATGTCCTCATAGTCATGCACTACAAGAACATAAATGTAAGTTGAGATAATGGCAACAAGGTCTCCCTGCTGAAATTATTTACTTTCTTATATAGCATTTGGCTATTTGATTCATAGGGTTCATGAACTCTATTTGGGAAGAGGAATAAGAATGAAATGATCATTTCCTTATTTAGAAGTTTAAGTAGAAGGAAACGAAATGGGTATGAAAGAATATTCATTTCTCTCTATTCCCTAAAAAGATCAAATTTACATTCctccaaaatttgaaagaattagaagaaatgaaattttcattgaaactcccaaaatacccctatatattcagtcatttaattattttaaaataggggtctaatagtaatatcaTCATAAAATGATATCATTCATTTTCCTCTATATTACttcaaacaagattacttacatttcatgcatttattttaaaatatccaaacaagattacttacttcctttctcaaaaaaaaaaaaaaaaaaaaaagattgcttaattccatttcattacttaaaaattttcatttcattttacacacacacacacacacacacacacacacacacacacgcatatatataaaataattccaTTTCATGCCTTAATAATCTACTAATTTCATTCCTTTTTGAACTCTGAAATAAAGTTAATTTATGAGACCAATAAGATATTGTTTTGAAAAGAGTAATGTTTGGGAaacttttataataataataattatcacAACTCCACAATTTGTTAAAATATCAAGCATGTGATTGaggttgttaggacatatgtgattcacttgttaggaacatatatcactattttatgtaattgacttatcctttgacaaaatgcactttgcttgtatttgggtagatctaggatatgtttaatacttcaagaaactgtgtttcaagatcaagtgttgaagacatgcaagtctgtccaagattcaagctgaagaagtgttgtttattaaagctcgacagctagctatccatcgagcttaagaagctgttccagccccgtggctcgacagttGCTCGACAGCATCTCAACAGACAAGTATCTGTCGaactttatgaaaaatagaattccaGTTCTATTTTGACTTTAATTCGTGATTGtgtatttgggctttcttttcttctaaccctggacatataaaaggattattttaagggtcgtcaaagggTATACAGGTTGCACAaatgttgagcaaagtttgttcaagcaatttgtaaccggagacaaagttttgtcctagttcatcattcttatgaagaagttgctgtgtatgtgcaccgtaaggttttgtgactaagcatcttcttgatcttcatcgttgagatgaactaaagaattttgcaaccaacaaccttctctagttagtgattgaagtcgcatactgggatccgcacattaattagtcacgtacttgggagccgtgcatcaaaaaggaaaattgtcactatagaacaagtccaattgggtattggggtaagagttcaactgtaggttggtataaggtactgagattcctttacttgtaaccgtttgttttgataatagtggaatttcgagagtggtgacctaataatcacccggtggggtttttgctgttaggttttccccattcgtaaacaaatcaccatgtcaaatttattttccactgcataattagtttattggtgatttgtttatgctatcACGCatttgtatgttaatttgattaattcatAAAcatggctaattaatcaattaattaatcacaagggGGTCAATTAGTTTTTAGCCTATTAgagatgattaaaaaaaagacatttgtAATTGAGGTAACATCACTTTCATATGAATCCACCACTAACAAAACTTTTATTCTGCATCAATCACATAGGCTAATAAAGAAGCCacacaaataaatcaaaagaaaatcatgGTATAAAACAAATATGGGTTGGGCGATCTTCAACTTAGGTCCCAATGGTAATCCAATCGGCCCAGATCAGCAATTGTGTGGAATTTTATGCCCCTAAACTTATTGTTAAATTCAATATAGTCCCAATATTGACTTTTGAGGATCAAATTAGG
The sequence above is drawn from the Quercus lobata isolate SW786 chromosome 12, ValleyOak3.0 Primary Assembly, whole genome shotgun sequence genome and encodes:
- the LOC115970285 gene encoding basic blue protein-like, yielding MASTQFFIFAILAVLVPSILATDFVVGDDKGWTIGFDYQTWADGKEFHVGDRLIFKYRKGNHNVLKVNGTGFQQCVAPAGTVPLTSGNDVILLATSGRKWYICGFPTHCANGQKLAITVLDGLSPAPSPDSDDSYTLFGFAIATILPSLVT